TCCGGATGTGGAATATGTGTCCATCAAGGTCTCTTCGGTGGCATCGCAGATTTCGATGTGGGGTTTCGAAGACACCGTTAATTATGTTGTGGAACAGCTGACACCTTTATATATAGAGGCCGCGCGGGCGCCCCAAGGCACGAAGTTCATCAACCTGGACATGGAGGAATACCGCGATCTGCGCCTGACTATGGAGGTGTTCAAGCGGCTGCTCTCCAATCCAGAGCTGCATGAACTAGAAGCCGGAATTGTGTTGCAGGCGTACCTTCCCGATGCCCTCGGTGCGATCCAAGACTTGGCGGAGTTCGGCCGCGAGCGCGTCAACACAGGCGGGGCGGGCGTTAAGGTTCGCCTGGTCAAGGGGGCTAATTTGCCCATGGAGCACGTCCATGCACAGATCACCGGCTGGCCGGTTGCTACGGAACCTTCCAAGCAAGCCACCGATGCCAACTACAAGCGCGTGCTGTATTGGACGATGCGTAAAGAAAACATGGAGGGCCTGCGCCTGGGTGTTGCCGGCCATAACCTTTTCGACATAGCATTCGCGCATTTGCTCTCTGTGGAGCGCGGGGTTGCCGACCGTGTGGAGTTCGAAATGCTGCAGGGCATGGCGTCCGATCAGGCGCGCGCCGTCAGCGTTGACGTCGGTGAGCTGCTGCTTTACGTACCAGCCGTGCGCCCACAAGAATTCGACGTGGCCATTTCTTACCTCGTGCGCCGCCTCGAGGAAAACGCCGCGAGCGAAAACTTCATGTCCGCCATCTTCGACCTCGACGCCGACAACCCGTCCTTCAAGCGAGAGGAGAGCCGCTTCCGCGCCTCCATATCTGACCTCGCCACGCTCATCGACGTGCCCGCGCCCGGCCCCAACCACACACAAGACCGCAGCAAAGAGACGCTTCTCGACGCCCCCCTCGTCCCATTTATCAACGAGCCCGACACCAACCCAGCGCTCATCCAAAACCAACAGTGGGCCACAAAAGCCCTCGCCACCGCAGCAGAGCCCGGTTGGTTGGAAAAACAAACAAAGCCGGAGGTGTTGGAAGAGGGGGACGTCGACAAGCTAATTAACGATGTGCGCGACGCTGCTGAAGCGTGGGCAGCGCGCCCAGCCCGTGAACGCGCTGAGATTTTGTACAAGACCGCCGAGATTTTGCGCGTGCGACGCGGACACCTGATCTCAGTGGCGGCCGCGGAGGTGGGTAAAGCTGTGGAACAAACCGACCCGGAAATCTCTGAAGCCATTGATTTCGCCCGCTACTACGCGCATTTGGCCCTGGAATTGGACGACGTAGACAATGCGGAATTCACCCCAGATCGCGTCGTTGTGGTGACCCCGCCCTGGAATTTCCCCATCGCGATCCCCGCTGGATCGACTTTCGCAGCACTCGCGGCGGGCGCTGGCGTGATCCACAAACCCTCAAAGCCTAGCCAACATTGCTCCGCTGCAGTGGTCGAAGCCCTCTGGGAAGCCGGCGTTCCCCGCGAGGTTCTGCATTGCATTTACCCAGCTAATCGCGATGTTGGACGTGCGTTGATCAGCCATGAACACGTCGACCGCGTCATTTTGACCGGCTCCTCCGAGACCGCCGCGATGTTCTCCTCCTGGCGACCAGAACTCACCATCAACGGCGAAACCTCCGGCAAAAACGCCATCGTGGTCACCCCATCTGCCGACCGCGACCTCGCCGTCGCCGACCTGGTGAAATCCGCCTTCGGCCATGCAGGACAAAAATGTTCCGCAGCCTCCCTCGGCATCTTGGTAGGCAGCGTCTACGAATCAGAACGCTTCCGGAAACAGCTGGTAGACGCCGCATCCTCACTCATCGTCGACTGGCCTACCAACCCCTCCGCAACCGTCGGACCACTCACCGAACTCCCCAGCGACAAACTCCACCACGCCCTAACCACCCTCGAAGAAGGAGAAAGCTGGCTGCTGAAACCCCGACAACTCGACGACACCGGCCGACTCTGGTCACCCGGCATCAAAGAAGGCGTCAAACCAGGAACCTTCTTCCACCTCACAGAAGTATTCGGACCAGTCCTCGGCCTGATGAAAGCCACCGACCTCAATGAAGCCATCGAATTCCAAAACGGCAACGACTTCGGACTCACCGGCGGACTCCAATCCCTCGACGCCGACGAAGTCCGCACCTGGCTTGACCACGTCGATGTCGGAAACGCCTACGTCAACCGCGGCATCACCGGCGCCATCGTCCAACGCCAATCCTTCGGAGGCTGGAAAAAATCCTCCGTCGGCCTCGGATCCAAAGCCGGAGGACCCAACTATGTCATGCTCATGGGAACCTGGGCCGACGCGCCAAGCCACCACGCCCCACGCAAAACAAACCCGCTGATCAGCAAACTGAATCTGTCCGGTGAAGACATCGAATGGCTCGAAAAAGCCAACGCCAGCGATGAAACAGCATGGAACACGGAATTCGGCAGCCCACGCGACCCCTCCGGCCTCGATGTAGAAGCCAACATTTTCCGCTACCGACCAGCAGAGGTAGTACTCCGACTCGATGATTCCGCCACACCCCGAGAAACTGCCCGCGCATTGTTGGCAGCCCGCCGCGCCGGGGTTATTCCGCGAGTTCTTCAAACACCAGGTGTTTCAGAGCAAGTCCGCGAAGTATTGTCCGCTGCTGGAGTGAGTGCAGAAACAGTCGATGATTCGGTATTTATTTCCAACGTGTTGCGCGGCGAATACGACGACAACTCCAGCGTCCGAGTCCGTTACCTGGGCAAAGTCAGCGAGACTGTCCGTGAACGCCTAGCTGTACGGCCTGAAGTTGTTCTGCTCGACGATGCGGTCACTGCTTCCGGTCGAGTTGAATTACGTTACTGGCTCAAAGAACAAGCAATTTCCATGACGCTGCACCGCTTCGGAAACCCCGTTGCGGCCTTCCACGAGTTGGCGGAGGAACTTAAACGTTGATGGTTTTGCGCATGGGTCGCTGCGTGCCGATTTAAGGGCTTCGTGAGTCGCAGTGACCTGTTGTCCTGATTTCAGTTCTGAAGGCTCTTAGAGGCGATTCTAGAAGGGGTCGAATTTGGGGCCATTGGGGCTGTTGTGAATCCTGGCAGTTTGCAGGGCAAGGATCCACCACGTTTGAGCGGAAACCTCGGATCTGTGGTGGATTCGTGCAAGATTGGCCTCTGAACTTGCAAAAATCCACCACGTTTCGACTGATCAGAGCAATTTGTGGTGGATCCTAACCAATCTGGCAGTGGGGTCGGTGAATTCATTATCGGCGGGCTTTTCAAAGGTCATATGTCGATTTTGGGGCGAAAAATCGACACGTTTTCACGATATGTTTAAGACATCAACATATAGCTTCTGCTACTTTAAGAATTTTTATTCTGAAATTCTGTAGAAACGCTCCTATGCTCGGGGCAGTAAGTTGTGAGCATAGGAAATGGAGCACGGCGTGACCGTTATTAAAGGCACTGAATTTGATGTTTTCCCACTAAACCTCGGTGGAAATACCTTTGGCTGGACCTCGAATAGGGAACAGACCTTCGCGGTTTTGGATGCATTCGTGGCAGCGGGAGGAAACTTTGTTGACACCGCCGATTCTTATTCTGCATGGGTTGAAGGCAATGAGGGTGGCGAGTCGGAGCGGGAGCTCGGCGCGTGGATTAAGGAACGTGGCGCAGACAAGCTGATCATTGCTACCAAGTCTGGTGCGTTGGAGCCTGTTGCTGGTCGTTCCCGTGAGGCAACTTTCAAGGCTGTCGAGGGTTCCCTGGAGCGTTTGGGCGTGGAATCGATCGATATTTTTTACTACCACTACGACGATGAGGCAGTCAGCATTGATGAGCAGGTTGCTATCGCTAATGATCTGATTGCACAGGGCAAGATTAAGCACCTCGCATTGTCTAACTACAGCGCGGAGCGTTTAGCTGAGTTCTTTGAGAAGTCTGTAGGCACTCCAGCGCAGCCGGTTGCTCTGCAACCGCACTACAACCTGGTGTCGAGGAAGGATTATGAGGAGAACGTGCAGCCGCTCGCCGAGAAGCATGGCGTTGCAGTCTTCCCTTATTTCGCGCTTGCCGCGGGTCTTTTGACCGGAAAGTACACCTCCAAGGAGGATATTTCGGGTAAAGCGCGTGCGGGGCAGTTGGATCGTTACGCCAGCGATGAGGCGTTTGCCGTGGTGACAGAGTTGCGTGCTGTTGCCGATGAGTTGGGTGTTGCGCCAACGACTGTGGCGCTTGCGTGGTTGGTTGCGCATGGTGTGACCGCACCGATTGCGTCCGTGTCCAAGGTAGAGCAGTTGAAGGATTTGATGGCTGTGAAGGATGTGGAGCTGAGCGCTGAGCAGCTTGCACGTTTGGATAAGGTTTCGGAGCCTTTCGCTTAAGCTCTCCTCAAAGTAAGTGATGCAAGTCATAACATTTGCATTACGGTTGCCTTATTTGCCGATATTTATTCGGTGAGTTACTTAGTCTGGCTGGCATCGCCGGAAAACCGAACCGAGGTTTTCCGCATGACTGCAAAGGTCTGAGAAATGAGCTCAACAACCTCAAAAACCTCAGAAAGACAACAGCCAGACGCACCGACGAGCAAGCTCGGTAAATGGAGCGATAAATTTCTCAATGGTGTGGAAACGCTTGG
Above is a genomic segment from Corynebacterium suranareeae containing:
- a CDS encoding bifunctional proline dehydrogenase/L-glutamate gamma-semialdehyde dehydrogenase gives rise to the protein MNLPIELATLSDQAVNKVRSWLEYSKKESVPNADAKRLAAVLQDPNGLEFTVGFVDRVVRTEDREAAAHALYELGKIAPSTMSFLDRAQIQAGSLVGRALPQVVVPAARARIRQMVGHMIVDARDKQFAKAVAEIQSDGHRLNINLLGEAVLGRKEAAKHLDDTVRLLRRPDVEYVSIKVSSVASQISMWGFEDTVNYVVEQLTPLYIEAARAPQGTKFINLDMEEYRDLRLTMEVFKRLLSNPELHELEAGIVLQAYLPDALGAIQDLAEFGRERVNTGGAGVKVRLVKGANLPMEHVHAQITGWPVATEPSKQATDANYKRVLYWTMRKENMEGLRLGVAGHNLFDIAFAHLLSVERGVADRVEFEMLQGMASDQARAVSVDVGELLLYVPAVRPQEFDVAISYLVRRLEENAASENFMSAIFDLDADNPSFKREESRFRASISDLATLIDVPAPGPNHTQDRSKETLLDAPLVPFINEPDTNPALIQNQQWATKALATAAEPGWLEKQTKPEVLEEGDVDKLINDVRDAAEAWAARPARERAEILYKTAEILRVRRGHLISVAAAEVGKAVEQTDPEISEAIDFARYYAHLALELDDVDNAEFTPDRVVVVTPPWNFPIAIPAGSTFAALAAGAGVIHKPSKPSQHCSAAVVEALWEAGVPREVLHCIYPANRDVGRALISHEHVDRVILTGSSETAAMFSSWRPELTINGETSGKNAIVVTPSADRDLAVADLVKSAFGHAGQKCSAASLGILVGSVYESERFRKQLVDAASSLIVDWPTNPSATVGPLTELPSDKLHHALTTLEEGESWLLKPRQLDDTGRLWSPGIKEGVKPGTFFHLTEVFGPVLGLMKATDLNEAIEFQNGNDFGLTGGLQSLDADEVRTWLDHVDVGNAYVNRGITGAIVQRQSFGGWKKSSVGLGSKAGGPNYVMLMGTWADAPSHHAPRKTNPLISKLNLSGEDIEWLEKANASDETAWNTEFGSPRDPSGLDVEANIFRYRPAEVVLRLDDSATPRETARALLAARRAGVIPRVLQTPGVSEQVREVLSAAGVSAETVDDSVFISNVLRGEYDDNSSVRVRYLGKVSETVRERLAVRPEVVLLDDAVTASGRVELRYWLKEQAISMTLHRFGNPVAAFHELAEELKR
- a CDS encoding aldo/keto reductase, with amino-acid sequence MEHGVTVIKGTEFDVFPLNLGGNTFGWTSNREQTFAVLDAFVAAGGNFVDTADSYSAWVEGNEGGESERELGAWIKERGADKLIIATKSGALEPVAGRSREATFKAVEGSLERLGVESIDIFYYHYDDEAVSIDEQVAIANDLIAQGKIKHLALSNYSAERLAEFFEKSVGTPAQPVALQPHYNLVSRKDYEENVQPLAEKHGVAVFPYFALAAGLLTGKYTSKEDISGKARAGQLDRYASDEAFAVVTELRAVADELGVAPTTVALAWLVAHGVTAPIASVSKVEQLKDLMAVKDVELSAEQLARLDKVSEPFA